Within the Gemmatimonadota bacterium genome, the region TTCCCTGACGCCTCCGATAAACAATTTGCTGATGCGTATGCCCAAACAGTCACCTTTGCTCTGCTGTTGGCTCGCACTGAAGGAATTGATCCGTTGGATCAAAGCAAAAATACCACAACATTCGAAGAACAATACGGACTCCTCTCACGTGCGCTGCAACTTTTGACTGACCAAAAAGCACGGGAGGAGATCTCTACATCATTTAATCTCCTTTCACGCATAGTCGACGTAGTGTCACCTGATTCACTTACAGATACACAAGACCTCTGGTTATATTTTTATGAAGATTTCCTGGCGGTTTATGACCCGGAATTACGCAAGGATGCAGGTGTTTATTATACCCCTCTTGAAGTAGTTCGCGCACAAGTGCGACTACTCGATAAGCTACTCGCCACGCAATTGAAAAAACCGCTTGGTTTTGCCGATTCAGGGGTGATTACACTAGACCCTGCCGTTGGGACGGGGACATACCTTCTGGGCATAATTGATCACGCCCTTACTCGCGTCAAGGAAGAGCAGGGAAAAGGCGCCGTACCCGGCAAGGCTACTGAACTTGCAAAGAATCTATACGGCTTCGAGTGGATGGTCGGACCTTACGCAGTAAGCGAACTTCGCATCAGCCAAACCCTGCGTGAGTCTGGATCATCATTACCTGATGACGGACTTCATATCTACCTGACCGATACTCTTGAAAGCCCGAATGCAGAACCTCCCCAAGTGACGCTTTATCAGGAACCTGTAGCCGAGCAGCACGCCAAAGCATTGAGCGTGAAAAGTGACGTCCCGGTCATCGTCTGTGTAGGGAACCCTCCCTATGACCGCCATAAGGCGGCCAGGGAAGATAATAAAGCGCGCACGGGCAGCTGGGTTCGCTGGGGAGACGAGGGGGATGATAAAAAAGGAATTTCACCTATATTAAGTGATTTTATTGAGCCAGCTAAAGCATCCGGGCACGGAGGAGACATTAAAAACCTGTACAATTTTTACGTTTACTTCTGGCGCTGGGCGCTTTGGAAGGTGTTTGAGCACGATACTTCTGGTGGTTCCGGAATTATCAGCTTTATCAGTGCATCAAGTTACCTGGTTGGTGATGCTTTTTCAGGGATGCGCGAGCACATGCGGAAAATATGCGATGAGATCTGGATTATCGACCTGGGTGGTGAATTACGCGGGACGCGTCAGAGCGAGAACGTCTTTGCTATTCAGACTCCCGTCGCTATCGCCATAGCCATCCGCTTAAACGGGGCGGACCTTAATGAACCCGCG harbors:
- a CDS encoding N-6 DNA methylase: MNDDILIYEALQKFASAVTEKMTQIISGEPEDQLRAPFEGFMSSAGSILGWNVVPTGEVHLPNRLGKPDYGINRNNLLAGYAELKATGVGVNAKQFKGHDREQFKRFSSIPNILYTDGNEWSLYRDGERTGAIIRLSGNVSTDGKDAVTLQDAQALISLLRDFLLWEPIIPTDKNNKIDLGGFARFLAPLCRMLRDDVSDALKDPDSPIVKLADEWRQLLFPDASDKQFADAYAQTVTFALLLARTEGIDPLDQSKNTTTFEEQYGLLSRALQLLTDQKAREEISTSFNLLSRIVDVVSPDSLTDTQDLWLYFYEDFLAVYDPELRKDAGVYYTPLEVVRAQVRLLDKLLATQLKKPLGFADSGVITLDPAVGTGTYLLGIIDHALTRVKEEQGKGAVPGKATELAKNLYGFEWMVGPYAVSELRISQTLRESGSSLPDDGLHIYLTDTLESPNAEPPQVTLYQEPVAEQHAKALSVKSDVPVIVCVGNPPYDRHKAAREDNKARTGSWVRWGDEGDDKKGISPILSDFIEPAKASGHGGDIKNLYNFYVYFWRWALWKVFEHDTSGGSGIISFISASSYLVGDAFSGMREHMRKICDEIWIIDLGGELRGTRQSENVFAIQTPVAIAIAIRLNGADLNEPANVHYTSIEGARKEKLAKLDSIHDFDAVKWQYCPTGWQDPFRPTVKNGKYFSWPLLTDLMPWQHSGSQAKRTWPIGPEKGVLKRRWKVLLDSQDRSKLFKETRDRTI